One Carassius auratus strain Wakin chromosome 16, ASM336829v1, whole genome shotgun sequence genomic window carries:
- the cenpw gene encoding centromere protein W — MSKKAPRAALKLHMKKNTNIRIGKNADLMAQLNLLVVLHRLAEESRVKAFEEKSATIKVHHVRAVAKKLLKSTRG; from the exons ATGTCAAAGAAAGCTCCGAGAGCAGCCCTGAAGCTCCATATGAAGAAGAACACTAATATACGGATAGGAAAAAACGCAGACTTGATG GCCCAGCTCAACCTCCTAGTTGTCCTGCATCGTCTAGCGGAGGAGTCTAGGGTGAAAGCCTTTGAGGAGAAATCAGCAACCATCAAAGTTCACCACGTCAGAGCTGTTGCGAAG aaactgttaaagaGCACACGTGGATAA